GCTGGACGGCCACCGCGGCAACCGCTCCGGACTCGTTGACGGCCAGGTGCGCCAGGATCGGCGCCGCCAGGCTGCCGCTTCGGTCCGCCAGCCAGCCGAACACCCAGCCCGCCAGGGCGGTGACCGCCGCAACCGGCACCGCCGGCTGGCCCGCTGCCCGGGCGTCAGCGACGTGCGACAAGCCAAATGCACTGGCCTGCAATAGCCTTCCCCCGACGTCCCCGAATGCCCGGGCCGCCGTGACGCCCAACGCGGCGCGGAAGGCGGCCTCCTCGGCCCACACCGTGCCGACCGGAATGTGCAGCCCGAGCCAGCCCCGTACCGACGGAGGCAACTCGCGTGCGGCCATCGAGAGCCGTACTGCGGGCACCGGTGTGGCAGTGCCGATCGCCACCGATGCGACGGCGGCGGCCAGCGATCCGGACCGCAATCCCGCCCACAGCTGCGGCGGCCGCAGACCCAGCGGGGCTCGCGCCATCAACGCCAGCAGCCCACCGGCGACCGCCTGCACCGGGGTCCGCCAGGTGGCGGGAACCCGGGGAACGACGAAGCTCCAGCCGACCAGCCCGGCCGCTAAAGCCAGTGCGCGCAACCTCAACCGAACAATCGTGGCAGCACCGCCTCGGACGTCTCGCGCAGTTCTGCCAGCGAAACGGTGAACAGTCCCTGCACCTCGATCTGGTCCGACGCCTGGTCCACGACTCCGATGCGCGCCGCGGGCAGCCCGCGCGCCTCACACATCGAGCGGAACCGGCTCTCCTCGGTGCGCGGGACGGCGACCAGCACCCGGCCGGCCGACTCGGAGAACAGCGTAACGAAGGCATCGGCACCTTCGGGAAGTACTATGCGGCAACCGGTTTCACCGGCGAGCGCCGCTTCCACGACGGCTTGGGCCAGTCCGCCCTCGGACAGGTCGTGGGCGGCGGTGATCAACCCGTCCCGAGACCCGGCGCGCAGTACCTCGGCCAACAACTTTTCGCGCGCCAAGTCCACCGCGGGCGGCCGCCCGCCCAAGTGATCGGCGCTGACCTGTGCCCAGATGGATCCGTCGAATTCGTCACGGGTGTCGCCGAGCAGCAGCAGCGATTCGCCGGGCTCGGTACCTAACGCGGTGGGAACACGCCGGCCGACGTCGTCCAGTACACCGAGTACACCGACCACCGGGGTCGGCAGGATCGCCGAAGAACCGGTCTGGTTGTAGAAGCTGACGTTACCACCGGTGACCGGAATCCCAAGGGTCGCACAGCCATCGGCTAGTCCGCGTACCGCCCGAGCGAACTGCCACATCACACCCGGGTCCTCGGGCGAGCCGAAGTTGAGGCAGTTGGTCACCGCAACCGGGGTTGCGCCGGTGACGGCGACGTTGCGGTAAGCCTCGGCCAGCGCCAATTGGGCGCCAGCGTAGGGGTCGAGTTGGGTGTAACGCCCGGAAGCGTCGGTGGAGAGCGCGATGCCGCGGCCGGTCGCCTCGTCGATGCGCAGCACCCCGCCGTCGGCATGCTCGGCCAGCACCGTGTTGCCGCGCACGTATCGGTCATACTGTTCGGTGATGAATGCCCGGCTGCACAAATGCGGGCTGCCAAGCAGCGCAAGCAAAGTCGCCCGCAGTTCGGCGCCGGTGGCCGGGCGGGGCAGGGTGGCCGAAGTGTCGGCGTTGAGCGCGTCCTGGGTATCCGGGCGGGCCACCGGCCGCTGGTACACCGGACCCTCGTGGGCCACCGTGCGCGGCGGCACGTCCACCACCGTCGCACCGTGCCAGGTGATGCGCAATCGGTCGCCGTCGGTGACCTCGCCGATCACCGTGGCCAGCACCTCCCACTTGCGGCACACCGCCAGGAACGCGTCCACGTTCTCCGGCGTCACCACCGCGCACATCCGTTCCTGGGACTCACTGCACAAGATCTCGGCGGGCGTCATCTCCTTGGCCCGCAGCGGAACGGCATCCAGGTCGATCGCCATGCCGCCGTCGCCCGCGGAGGCCAATTCCGATGTTGCACAAGACAATCCGGCGCCGCCCAGATCCTGGATCCCTACCACGAGCTTGCCGGCGTAGAGCTCAAGGCAGCATTCGATTAGGACTTTCTCCATGAAGGGGTCACCGACCTGCACTGAGGGCAGCTTCTTGCGCGAGTTCTCGGCGTCGAATGTGTCCGAGGCCAGCACAGACACCCCGCCGATGCCGTCCAGACCGGTGCGCGCCCCGAACAGGATGATCTTGTTCCCGGTTCCAGAGGCGAACGCCAGGTGCAGGTCCTCCTGGCGTAATACGCCGACGCACAACGCATTCACCAACGGGTTGCCCGCGTAGCACTCGTCGAAGACGGTCTCGCCGCCGATGTTGGGCAGGCCCAGCGAGTTGCCGTAGCCGCCCACGCCGCGGACTACACCGTCGAGCACGCGGCGGGTGTCGGGCGCGTCGGCGGCGCCGAACCGCAGTTGGTCCATCACCGCCACCGGCCGCGCGCCCATTGCCATGATGTCGCGCACGATGCCGCCGACGCCGGTAGCCGCACCCTGATACGGCTCCACATACGACGGGTGATTATGCGACTCCACCTTGAAGGTGACCGCCCATCCGTCACCGATGTCGACGACGCCGGCGTTTTCGCCGATACCGGCCAGCATCCCGGTGCGCATCTCTTCGCTGGTGGTCTCGCCGAAGTAGCGCAGGTGCACCTTCGAGGACTTGTACGAACAGTGCTCGCTCCACATCACCGAGTACATGGCCAACTCGGTGTCGGTGGGCCGACGCCCCAAGATCTCGCGGATCCGCTGATATTCGTCCTCTTTGAGGCCCAGCTCGTGAAACGGTTGCGGATAGTCGGGAGTGGTTGCGGCGTGTTCGACGGTATCGATCGTGGGAGTGCGCGCGCCTGTCACGACGACAGTCTAGAGTCCAGCCCGCCCCGCCCGCCGCGTGTGAGCTGCCGCCATCTGCACCTCGAGTGCCCACGGCCCGGGGATGCGCGGTTATCCCGGTGTGAGAAACGCCCGCAGCGCCGCGGCGTACCGCGGAACGTCGTGGGCGCCCATCAACTCGCGCGCCGAGTGCATGGCGAGTTGGGCAGCTCCGACGTCGACGGTCGGGATCCCGGTCCGGGCCGACGCCATCGGCCCGATTGTCGACCCGCACGGCAGGTCGGCGCGGTGTTCGTAACGCTGCAGAGACACTCCGGCCTGCTCACAGGCCAGCGCGAAAGCCGCGGCCGTGCGACCGTCGGTGGCATACCGCAGATTCGGGTGCACCTTGAGCACCGGTCCCTGGTTGACCTCGATCCAGTGGCCCGGCTCGTGCCGCTCCGGGTAGTTGGGGTGGGTGGCGTGCGCCATGTCCGCCGAGGCCAGCAGCGACGCGGGCAGCAGCCGCAGGTAGTCCTCGCGGCCGCCGCCAGCGGTCAGCACGATGCGCTCCAAGACCGTGGTCAGCAGGTTGGACTGCGCGCCATGGTCGGAAGTCGAGCCAACCTCCTCGTGGTCGAACAGCGCCAGCACTGGTAGGAAATCGCCCGGCTCGGCGGCCAGCAGCGCCTCCAGTCCGGCGTAGCAGCTGGCCTGGTTGTCCAACCGCGGGGCGCTGAGCAGGCTGGCGTCCGCACCGATCACCGCCGACGGGGTCAGGTCGTGTGTCATCAAGTCGGCGGCCAACACGTCGGCCGCGGCGACACCCGCGCGCCCGGCGACGTAATCGATAAACGACCCCTCCCCCACGCCCCAAATCGCGTTGAGATGGCGCTGCGGATCCAGCGTCAGCGACTTGCGGTCGTCGGCCAGGTGGATAGCCAACTGCGGCACCCGCAGGATCGGCTCGTCAATCCGCACCAGCCGATGGCTGACAGCGCTGCCTTCGCGCACCGACAATCGCCCGCTGATGCCCAGGTCGCGGTCCAGCCAGGAGTTCAGCCAAGCACCGCCGTAGGGTTCCAGCGCCACCACCCGCCAGCCGGCGACCACGCGATCCGGGTGCTGCTTTACGCGCAAATTGGGACTGTCGGTGTGCGCGCCGACAATGCGGAACGGTGTGCCCGCCACCCCGCCATGCCAGGCGACCAGCGATCCGGCGCGTACCACGAAATAGCGGCCCGGTTCAGCGGGCCAGCGATCGAGCTCGCGAAGTTCGGTGTAGCCGGCCTCGAGCAGCCGCACCGCGACCGTCGCACAGGCGTGAAACGGCGACGGGGACGCGTCGATGAATTCACCCAACCCGGGCGCGGTGGCCACCATGCACCCAGGTTAGGCACCGCGTCGCGTACCGGGGCGTTAGGGTCGAACCGTGCCCGATGTTCAGCCGCAGCCCATTCTGGCGCCCCTTACGCCCGCCGCGATCTTCCTGGTGGCCACCATTGACGAAGGTGGCGAGGAGAAAGTTCACGACGCCCTGGCCGACATCTCCGGATTGGTGCGTGCAATCGGCTTCCGCGACCCGACCAAACGACTTTCGGTGATCACCTCGATCGGCTCGAACGCCTGGGACCGGTTGTTCTCTGGACCGCGGCCCGCCGAGTTGCACCCGTTCGTGGCGCTGGAGGGTCCTCGCCACTCGGCACCGGCCACCCCGGGCGATCTGTTGTTCCACATCCGCGCCGAGACCATGGACGTATGCTTCGAGCTGGCGGGGCGCATCCTCAAGGCGACGGCCGGGGCGGTAACGGTGGTCGACGAAGTGCACGGCTTTCGGTTCTTCGACAACCGCGATCTGCTCGGCTTCGTCGACGGGACCGAGAATCCGGACGGCCCAATTGCTATTAGCGCCACCGCAATCGGCGACGAGGACCCCGACTTCACCGGTTCCTGCTATGTGCACGTGCAGAAGTACGTACACGACATGACGTCGTGGGAATCGCTGTCGGTCACCGAGCAGGAGCGGGTAATCGGGCGGACCAAGCTGGAAGACATCGAACTCGGCGACGGTGTGAAACCGTCCAATTCGCACATCGCGCTCAACGTGATCACCGACGACGACGGCACGGAGTTGAAGATCGTGCGGCACAATATGCCGTTCGGCGAGGTCGGCAAGAGCGAGTACGGCACCTACTTCATCGGCTATTCGCGCACCCCCGCCGTCACCGAGCAGCTGCTGCGGAACATGTTCCTCGGCGACCCGCCCGGCAACACCGATCGGATACTGGACTTCTCGACCGCCGTCACCGGCGCGATGTTTTTCTCCCCCACTGTGGATTTCCTCGACGACCCGCCACCCCTGCCGCAGACGCCCGCGCCGACCGCGGATGCGGCCCCACCCTCGTACGACGGTTCCCTGTCGATCGGCAGCCTGAAAGGAATGTCCCGATGAACAACCTGTACCGCGATCTGGCACCGGTCACCGAAGTCGCCTGGGCCGAAATCGAATTGGAGGCCTCACGCACGTTCAAGCGGCACCTCGCCGGACGCCGCGTGGTCGACGTCAGCGAGCCCGGCGGCCCGGTCACCGCGGCCGTCAGCACCGGCCGGCTGGTCGACGTGCAGGCACCCACCGACGGCGTGGTGGCCCACCTGCGTACCAGCAAGCCGCTGGTGCGGCTGCGGGTTCCGTTCACCCTGTCGCGCAGCGAGATCGACGACGTCGAACGCGGGTCCAACGACTCCGATTGGGACCCGGTCAAAGTTGCCGCGAAGAAGCTGGCGTTCGTCGAGGACCGCGCCATTTTCGAGGGGTACCCGGCGGCGTCGATCGACGGCATCCGCAAATCGAGTTCCAACCCGCCGTTGACGCT
The nucleotide sequence above comes from Mycobacterium vicinigordonae. Encoded proteins:
- a CDS encoding Rv0804 family intramembrane glutamic endopeptidase — translated: MRLRALALAAGLVGWSFVVPRVPATWRTPVQAVAGGLLALMARAPLGLRPPQLWAGLRSGSLAAAVASVAIGTATPVPAVRLSMAARELPPSVRGWLGLHIPVGTVWAEEAAFRAALGVTAARAFGDVGGRLLQASAFGLSHVADARAAGQPAVPVAAVTALAGWVFGWLADRSGSLAAPILAHLAVNESGAVAAVAVQRRKRNDAQGLMVGSPTWRPHT
- the purL gene encoding phosphoribosylformylglycinamidine synthase subunit PurL, which translates into the protein MDTVEHAATTPDYPQPFHELGLKEDEYQRIREILGRRPTDTELAMYSVMWSEHCSYKSSKVHLRYFGETTSEEMRTGMLAGIGENAGVVDIGDGWAVTFKVESHNHPSYVEPYQGAATGVGGIVRDIMAMGARPVAVMDQLRFGAADAPDTRRVLDGVVRGVGGYGNSLGLPNIGGETVFDECYAGNPLVNALCVGVLRQEDLHLAFASGTGNKIILFGARTGLDGIGGVSVLASDTFDAENSRKKLPSVQVGDPFMEKVLIECCLELYAGKLVVGIQDLGGAGLSCATSELASAGDGGMAIDLDAVPLRAKEMTPAEILCSESQERMCAVVTPENVDAFLAVCRKWEVLATVIGEVTDGDRLRITWHGATVVDVPPRTVAHEGPVYQRPVARPDTQDALNADTSATLPRPATGAELRATLLALLGSPHLCSRAFITEQYDRYVRGNTVLAEHADGGVLRIDEATGRGIALSTDASGRYTQLDPYAGAQLALAEAYRNVAVTGATPVAVTNCLNFGSPEDPGVMWQFARAVRGLADGCATLGIPVTGGNVSFYNQTGSSAILPTPVVGVLGVLDDVGRRVPTALGTEPGESLLLLGDTRDEFDGSIWAQVSADHLGGRPPAVDLAREKLLAEVLRAGSRDGLITAAHDLSEGGLAQAVVEAALAGETGCRIVLPEGADAFVTLFSESAGRVLVAVPRTEESRFRSMCEARGLPAARIGVVDQASDQIEVQGLFTVSLAELRETSEAVLPRLFG
- a CDS encoding M18 family aminopeptidase translates to MVATAPGLGEFIDASPSPFHACATVAVRLLEAGYTELRELDRWPAEPGRYFVVRAGSLVAWHGGVAGTPFRIVGAHTDSPNLRVKQHPDRVVAGWRVVALEPYGGAWLNSWLDRDLGISGRLSVREGSAVSHRLVRIDEPILRVPQLAIHLADDRKSLTLDPQRHLNAIWGVGEGSFIDYVAGRAGVAAADVLAADLMTHDLTPSAVIGADASLLSAPRLDNQASCYAGLEALLAAEPGDFLPVLALFDHEEVGSTSDHGAQSNLLTTVLERIVLTAGGGREDYLRLLPASLLASADMAHATHPNYPERHEPGHWIEVNQGPVLKVHPNLRYATDGRTAAAFALACEQAGVSLQRYEHRADLPCGSTIGPMASARTGIPTVDVGAAQLAMHSARELMGAHDVPRYAAALRAFLTPG
- a CDS encoding Dyp-type peroxidase, whose amino-acid sequence is MPDVQPQPILAPLTPAAIFLVATIDEGGEEKVHDALADISGLVRAIGFRDPTKRLSVITSIGSNAWDRLFSGPRPAELHPFVALEGPRHSAPATPGDLLFHIRAETMDVCFELAGRILKATAGAVTVVDEVHGFRFFDNRDLLGFVDGTENPDGPIAISATAIGDEDPDFTGSCYVHVQKYVHDMTSWESLSVTEQERVIGRTKLEDIELGDGVKPSNSHIALNVITDDDGTELKIVRHNMPFGEVGKSEYGTYFIGYSRTPAVTEQLLRNMFLGDPPGNTDRILDFSTAVTGAMFFSPTVDFLDDPPPLPQTPAPTADAAPPSYDGSLSIGSLKGMSR
- a CDS encoding family 1 encapsulin nanocompartment shell protein, giving the protein MNNLYRDLAPVTEVAWAEIELEASRTFKRHLAGRRVVDVSEPGGPVTAAVSTGRLVDVQAPTDGVVAHLRTSKPLVRLRVPFTLSRSEIDDVERGSNDSDWDPVKVAAKKLAFVEDRAIFEGYPAASIDGIRKSSSNPPLTLPEDPRDIPDVITQALTELRLAGVDGPYSVLLSADAYTKVSETTAHGYPILEHLNRLVDGDIIWAPAIDGAFLLTTRGGDFDLQLGTDVSIGYLSHDADTVQLYLQETLTFLCYTAEASVALSPPA